One window of the Candidatus Nitrospira nitrosa genome contains the following:
- a CDS encoding Lrp/AsnC family transcriptional regulator, whose amino-acid sequence MAKANLKSIPSTTAPTKTSPRKPVLTGQTAFAIKQPSSGSVPYTIHGPEPGAQAASDRAYVLINVMPGMTSSVAQALGEIKEIKTIDPCWGNPDIIAIAHIADQDALTQLVLSRIHSIEGVTQTDTHLVYRLKEARTK is encoded by the coding sequence ATGGCAAAAGCAAACCTCAAATCCATCCCGTCTACCACCGCACCCACAAAAACATCGCCCCGCAAGCCCGTATTGACAGGGCAAACCGCCTTTGCTATAAAGCAGCCCTCTTCCGGTTCAGTCCCGTATACAATCCATGGCCCTGAACCGGGGGCTCAGGCTGCTTCGGATCGGGCCTACGTCCTGATCAATGTCATGCCTGGGATGACGTCTTCGGTCGCCCAAGCACTGGGGGAAATTAAAGAGATCAAAACGATTGATCCCTGTTGGGGGAATCCGGATATCATCGCGATCGCGCATATCGCTGATCAAGACGCCCTGACTCAGCTTGTCCTGAGTCGGATCCATAGTATCGAAGGAGTGACGCAGACTGATACTCACCTTGTCTACCGTCTGAAGGAGGCCAGAACAAAATGA
- a CDS encoding PD-(D/E)XK nuclease domain-containing protein, producing the protein MSPASETGRDHDPLVLIRKVCQRFHSVARQLRLRKDYRPTIEVDDEYDLQDLLCALLKVEFDEVATDEWTPPYTEGASRTTLLVNRDQIAIVAKKTGPGMTTKELTDQILADAAHYRTQGRCSTLFCFVYDPEGRIGSPKRLETTLTSVSEHCRIEVLVAPK; encoded by the coding sequence ATGTCACCCGCGTCCGAAACCGGACGTGATCACGACCCACTCGTGCTGATTCGAAAGGTCTGTCAACGTTTCCACTCGGTCGCCCGCCAGCTCCGCCTGAGAAAGGACTATCGGCCGACCATCGAAGTCGATGATGAGTACGACTTACAGGACCTGTTGTGCGCCCTATTGAAAGTGGAATTCGATGAGGTCGCAACCGATGAATGGACACCGCCCTACACAGAAGGTGCCTCACGGACCACCCTATTAGTGAATCGAGATCAGATCGCCATCGTCGCGAAGAAAACCGGACCAGGGATGACGACGAAAGAACTCACGGACCAGATCCTGGCGGATGCTGCGCATTACCGGACCCAAGGTCGCTGCTCTACTCTCTTTTGCTTTGTGTACGATCCGGAAGGCCGTATCGGAAGCCCCAAACGGCTCGAAACCACCCTAACCAGCGTCAGCGAGCACTGCCGGATCGAGGTGCTTGTTGCGCCAAAGTGA
- a CDS encoding DUF4136 domain-containing protein, with product MRYVLQLLIGILVWGNIGVVNALDSGSRESLRGMFGLGLVIEEVSPDASADGLSQEAIRTTVEQALRSKGIRLLTERTRSGSSPYLYINVNTLKEELGLYAYTVTVDLKQLVGLLSMKNKKTWGTTWSASVIGMVRQENVNQIITDAVEPLAKDFIDDFIAVNPR from the coding sequence ATGCGGTACGTGTTGCAGCTGCTCATCGGAATCCTGGTGTGGGGGAATATCGGTGTCGTCAACGCACTCGACTCTGGAAGCCGGGAATCGTTACGAGGGATGTTCGGACTGGGGCTGGTCATTGAAGAGGTCAGTCCCGATGCGTCAGCTGATGGACTCTCACAAGAGGCCATCCGCACAACAGTCGAGCAAGCCCTTCGCTCAAAGGGTATCCGACTCCTCACTGAACGAACCAGGTCTGGCTCATCCCCGTATCTCTACATCAATGTCAATACGCTGAAGGAAGAACTTGGGTTGTATGCCTATACGGTCACAGTGGATCTCAAGCAACTTGTCGGGTTGCTCTCCATGAAAAATAAGAAGACATGGGGCACCACGTGGTCGGCAAGTGTGATTGGAATGGTGCGACAGGAGAATGTGAATCAAATCATCACAGACGCCGTCGAACCGCTGGCCAAAGACTTTATCGACGACTTTATAGCGGTGAATCCACGGTAG
- a CDS encoding class I SAM-dependent methyltransferase translates to MMRTEVQHVHVGNVDEEVEQVDQVQATRRARSQFEKPTGLGGKVAGWIMAHRRSNRERNEWALSLLELQPTDRVLEVGFGPGVAIALMSKVVTNGHIVGIDHSEVMVQHAKKRNASAIAQGRVELRLASVSDLAGGYDRYDKCLMVNAFHYWDNPDDALRRVHRQMNPGGKIVVAFQPSVQGPTVEDTLKAGHTMVATVKAAGFSRAHLEIKSMAPDSVACVVGMKEG, encoded by the coding sequence ATGATGCGAACGGAAGTGCAGCACGTTCATGTCGGCAATGTTGACGAAGAGGTTGAGCAAGTTGATCAGGTGCAAGCCACCCGCCGGGCCCGTTCCCAGTTTGAGAAGCCGACCGGCTTGGGAGGTAAGGTGGCCGGGTGGATCATGGCACATCGACGATCGAACCGAGAACGAAACGAATGGGCCCTGTCGTTGCTGGAGCTGCAGCCCACGGATCGTGTGTTGGAAGTCGGTTTTGGACCGGGTGTCGCCATCGCCCTTATGAGCAAGGTGGTGACGAACGGGCACATCGTGGGTATTGATCATTCTGAGGTGATGGTCCAGCATGCGAAAAAGCGTAACGCCTCAGCGATTGCACAGGGCCGAGTCGAATTACGACTGGCCTCAGTCTCCGATCTTGCCGGCGGTTACGACCGGTATGATAAGTGTCTCATGGTCAATGCCTTCCACTATTGGGACAATCCTGACGACGCGTTGAGAAGGGTGCACCGTCAGATGAATCCTGGAGGGAAGATCGTGGTCGCGTTTCAGCCCTCTGTGCAGGGTCCCACGGTCGAAGATACCCTGAAGGCCGGTCACACCATGGTCGCCACAGTCAAGGCTGCGGGTTTTTCCAGAGCCCATCTCGAAATCAAATCGATGGCGCCGGATTCTGTTGCTTGCGTGGTAGGGATGAAGGAGGGGTAG
- a CDS encoding DUF3466 family protein, giving the protein MKRFPCFSRWHDVILCSLLSLGIVIATERLVQAGQYSLTDLGSLGGGRSGATAINNSGEVVGWSTVPGNISHVFLYKSHMMMSLGITVGVYASAYGINDLEQIVGQTGDGYPFLYDHGTVRLLPGIAGNAGYGRAYAINASGVAVGYTQTSATSYAVMYHNGVLTNINVWGGPFSAAYDINDSGQVVGQAGLINFGPRHAFLYHNGVMTDLHTFSGRSSVALGINNSGQIVGQAMVKLSSVSEAGRAFLYTNGKMVDLLSPPGVTIDASSANGINKSGQIVGWYNKPGYGHFAFVYSNGVMHNLNTMLDASGTGWGLSEAIAINDLGQIICKAGSHTVLLTPVPVP; this is encoded by the coding sequence ATGAAGCGTTTTCCCTGCTTTTCTCGGTGGCATGATGTCATACTTTGCAGTCTGCTAAGCCTCGGAATAGTTATAGCGACCGAGCGGCTCGTGCAAGCCGGACAATATAGCCTCACAGATTTGGGCTCACTGGGTGGAGGCAGGAGCGGTGCCACTGCCATCAATAACTCTGGAGAGGTTGTCGGATGGTCCACCGTCCCAGGAAACATCTCGCACGTCTTTCTGTACAAAAGCCACATGATGATGAGCTTGGGCATCACGGTGGGGGTTTACGCAAGTGCTTATGGCATCAATGATTTGGAACAAATTGTGGGACAGACGGGTGATGGCTATCCCTTCCTGTACGACCATGGTACCGTACGACTTCTCCCTGGGATTGCGGGTAATGCAGGTTATGGTCGTGCTTACGCGATCAATGCCTCTGGCGTAGCCGTCGGTTACACTCAAACCAGTGCCACCTCCTATGCGGTGATGTACCACAATGGCGTTCTGACGAATATCAATGTGTGGGGCGGACCTTTCAGCGCTGCCTACGATATAAATGATTCTGGACAAGTCGTGGGGCAGGCCGGACTCATAAACTTTGGCCCCCGTCACGCCTTTCTGTATCACAATGGCGTCATGACAGACCTACATACCTTTAGTGGCCGCTCCAGTGTCGCCTTGGGTATCAATAACTCGGGGCAAATTGTTGGACAAGCTATGGTGAAGCTATCAAGCGTCTCGGAAGCAGGGCGTGCCTTCCTGTACACGAATGGCAAAATGGTAGACCTTCTGAGTCCACCTGGGGTTACGATCGATGCGAGTTCTGCCAATGGAATTAATAAATCAGGGCAAATTGTGGGGTGGTATAACAAGCCGGGGTACGGACACTTTGCATTTGTTTATTCAAACGGCGTGATGCATAACCTCAATACAATGCTGGACGCTAGTGGAACTGGATGGGGTCTCAGTGAAGCAATCGCCATCAATGACCTCGGACAAATAATATGCAAGGCGGGAAGCCACACAGTATTGCTCACACCAGTACCCGTTCCCTGA
- a CDS encoding TonB C-terminal domain-containing protein, translating into MADGPAPGVTAHLALVQQRIRDVLKASALDFTNRTYTAVVHFRLHKNRSVSLVQLEQSSGNENYNAAGKQAVLNTSPLPAFPPDLSHVYVDAHITLTAPSEKK; encoded by the coding sequence GTGGCCGATGGGCCAGCGCCTGGAGTCACGGCGCATCTTGCGCTCGTGCAACAGCGAATCCGCGACGTATTGAAGGCCTCGGCACTGGATTTTACGAATCGTACCTATACGGCTGTCGTTCATTTTCGGCTTCATAAGAATAGATCAGTCAGCCTGGTGCAACTTGAGCAGTCGTCCGGCAATGAGAACTATAATGCGGCAGGAAAACAAGCGGTGCTCAACACCAGTCCCCTACCGGCCTTTCCGCCCGATCTCTCGCATGTCTATGTGGATGCCCATATCACACTGACCGCTCCTTCAGAGAAGAAATAA
- a CDS encoding response regulator, with product MLNTKPATILIIEDDPSLRDSLQRTLRKQSYTILQAAEGGEGMMLLGTHAIDVVLVDIFMPGKEGIETIRQIRRSYPQVKIIAMSGGGERRYIDVLRVAKSIGCHQTLDKPFSNETLINAIQAQLA from the coding sequence ATGTTGAATACGAAGCCAGCAACCATCCTGATTATTGAGGATGATCCGTCGCTGCGAGACTCGTTGCAACGTACGCTCCGAAAACAAAGCTACACGATCTTACAAGCTGCGGAAGGTGGGGAAGGAATGATGTTGTTGGGGACCCATGCAATCGATGTCGTGCTCGTCGATATTTTTATGCCAGGGAAAGAAGGGATAGAGACTATCCGACAGATTCGCCGATCGTACCCTCAGGTCAAAATCATCGCGATGTCCGGCGGAGGGGAACGAAGGTATATCGATGTTCTGCGCGTGGCCAAGTCGATCGGGTGTCATCAGACTCTAGATAAACCCTTTTCAAACGAAACTCTTATCAACGCCATACAGGCGCAGTTGGCGTAA
- a CDS encoding ATP-binding protein, with amino-acid sequence MTKSIRYRWIPFNMVAVTAVAAGIVLFGISKFESYLVDRTGRELQWAAMEIAEKIDLLLVERYGDMKLIQGILPEVGYEAREKHWSQHFKNIQEAYPIYAWIGFVDKAGRVVASTDPAAVGKEAGSARWVGPVDGKRGITIQEIQHDELVDGQWTLSFATPVTLPAWPGRSGPFEGTLVTRIRLSELDEVVTRSLREMKRKMESREGMEYQVVNKQGQVLIKSRHLLEGTTNLINLGVKSAERATAGEAGFILEQYAHRPVEVLTGYAPIPEQKDFPQLGWGILVQVDHQTVLGPIRSLIQTVTFWGMAIFFPLWALLLWTMHRLRAEWHQTEAAQQASQELVNQKRTLLATVEAFFIQLNNATVVAEWTNQAERTFGITADEAIGKPFGGLVIAWDWHVVSEAIAQAAQNRVVVRLNKVVLSKEGERPRYLKLTLSPLKTNSGLDIVLMGEDITEYLALEHDLSQAQKLESLGQLAAGVAHEINTPTQFVGDNLRFLSDAFTDIGAVLDRHHTLLTSAKAGSCQQEAIERCEAEARRVDLEYLQEEVPKAITQSFEGVERITKIVRAMKEFAHPGGEEAAYEDLNKAIQTTVEVSRNEWKYVAELIMDLAPDLPPVFCQLGPINQVVLNIIVNSAHAIGDVVKGTTQKGRITISTRTVGDGVEIRIRDTGGGIPETIRGKIFDPFFTTKPVGKGTGQGLAIARSVVVDKHGGRIDVESEVDQGTIFIIHLPVKPREAPSVREAA; translated from the coding sequence ATGACGAAATCTATTCGGTATCGATGGATTCCATTCAACATGGTGGCCGTGACTGCGGTTGCGGCCGGCATCGTGCTATTTGGGATCTCGAAGTTTGAGAGTTATCTGGTCGACCGAACCGGACGGGAGCTGCAGTGGGCGGCCATGGAGATTGCCGAAAAAATTGATCTGCTGCTCGTTGAGCGCTATGGAGACATGAAACTTATCCAAGGTATTTTACCGGAGGTGGGGTACGAAGCACGGGAGAAACACTGGAGCCAGCACTTTAAGAACATTCAGGAGGCATACCCCATTTATGCCTGGATCGGCTTCGTGGATAAAGCCGGTCGAGTCGTCGCCAGTACCGATCCGGCTGCCGTCGGCAAAGAAGCAGGGAGTGCGAGATGGGTGGGCCCAGTAGACGGCAAGCGGGGTATTACGATCCAAGAAATCCAACACGATGAATTGGTGGACGGGCAGTGGACGCTCAGCTTTGCAACTCCGGTGACATTGCCTGCGTGGCCTGGTCGTTCCGGCCCTTTTGAGGGAACCCTTGTTACGCGAATCAGGTTGTCAGAGCTCGACGAGGTGGTGACCCGCTCGCTTCGTGAGATGAAAAGGAAAATGGAATCCCGGGAAGGCATGGAGTATCAAGTGGTCAATAAACAGGGGCAGGTCCTTATCAAGTCACGGCATCTGCTAGAAGGGACCACCAATCTGATCAACCTTGGCGTCAAATCGGCGGAGCGAGCCACTGCCGGAGAAGCGGGATTCATCCTGGAGCAGTATGCGCACCGGCCGGTAGAGGTTCTCACAGGCTATGCGCCGATCCCTGAGCAGAAGGATTTCCCACAGTTGGGGTGGGGCATACTCGTTCAAGTCGATCATCAAACCGTGCTTGGGCCGATCCGTTCTCTCATTCAGACCGTTACGTTCTGGGGGATGGCCATCTTCTTTCCCTTGTGGGCGTTGCTCCTCTGGACGATGCACAGACTGCGAGCGGAATGGCATCAAACAGAGGCTGCGCAGCAAGCGTCACAGGAATTAGTCAATCAAAAGCGCACCTTGTTGGCCACAGTGGAAGCCTTTTTCATCCAACTCAACAATGCGACCGTCGTGGCGGAATGGACTAACCAGGCTGAGCGAACCTTTGGGATCACCGCTGATGAGGCGATCGGGAAACCCTTTGGTGGGCTCGTCATCGCATGGGACTGGCATGTTGTGTCCGAGGCGATCGCGCAGGCGGCGCAGAACCGGGTGGTTGTGCGTCTGAACAAAGTCGTCTTGAGCAAAGAGGGCGAACGACCACGCTATCTCAAGCTCACATTGTCGCCGCTCAAGACGAACAGTGGCCTGGATATCGTTCTCATGGGGGAAGATATCACGGAGTATCTGGCGCTGGAGCATGACCTGAGTCAGGCGCAGAAGCTCGAATCGCTGGGGCAATTGGCGGCCGGCGTGGCCCATGAAATCAACACACCGACTCAATTCGTCGGTGACAACCTACGATTCTTGTCGGACGCTTTCACCGATATAGGGGCCGTGCTTGATCGCCATCACACGTTGTTGACCTCGGCCAAGGCAGGCTCGTGCCAGCAGGAAGCTATTGAGCGCTGTGAAGCGGAGGCGCGACGGGTGGATCTTGAGTATCTGCAGGAAGAAGTACCCAAGGCCATCACGCAATCCTTCGAAGGGGTTGAACGCATCACAAAGATCGTACGTGCGATGAAAGAATTCGCCCATCCAGGCGGAGAGGAGGCTGCGTATGAAGATCTCAACAAAGCTATCCAAACAACGGTGGAAGTCTCACGCAACGAATGGAAGTATGTGGCGGAACTGATTATGGATCTTGCGCCAGACCTCCCGCCGGTCTTCTGCCAGTTAGGTCCCATCAATCAGGTGGTGCTCAACATCATTGTAAATTCTGCCCATGCCATAGGAGATGTCGTGAAGGGCACAACACAGAAGGGGCGGATCACAATTTCTACACGGACGGTCGGCGACGGGGTGGAGATCCGGATACGCGATACCGGAGGCGGAATTCCCGAGACGATCCGGGGAAAGATCTTTGATCCGTTCTTTACGACGAAGCCGGTCGGCAAGGGAACTGGCCAGGGCTTAGCGATTGCCCGATCCGTAGTAGTGGACAAGCATGGCGGAAGAATCGACGTGGAGAGCGAAGTAGACCAGGGCACAATATTTATCATCCACCTGCCGGTGAAACCGAGGGAAGCGCCATCCGTTCGGGAGGCTGCTTGA
- a CDS encoding response regulator, which yields MMKHILFVDDEQRILDGLKRTLRSMRDEWNMLFACGGEEALRILEQSAIDIVISDMRMPGMDGAQLLREVQRRYPHVIRVILSGQSDKEMVLQSISATHLFLAKPCEAKVLQATIQRACVLPGALKNDSLRAVVGRMQTIPSMPRLYSEIKNLVESDNWSLRAVSDIVAQDPGMTAKVLQLVNSAYFGLATNVSTVEEAVNFLGVDIVQSLMLTADVFTQFPGEQVSAFHIDALWSKGMMTGMLARAIAKAERRPRVEVEQAFIGGLLHDIGILMLAAGCGESYRSLLETARAQKMKLWEIEQSEFGVTHAEVGAYLLALWGIGPSIVEAVSLHHCPGEFPTNDFSPVTAVHVAEVLHQEIAGPAMEYLSSSLDLPYLERLKLADRVPYWRNLAENTRQESA from the coding sequence ATGATGAAACACATTCTTTTCGTCGACGATGAGCAGAGGATTCTGGATGGCTTGAAACGTACATTGCGCTCTATGCGGGACGAATGGAATATGCTCTTTGCGTGTGGAGGTGAAGAGGCGCTGAGGATTCTCGAGCAGTCTGCTATCGATATTGTTATCTCGGATATGCGGATGCCTGGTATGGATGGGGCTCAGTTATTACGGGAAGTCCAGCGGCGATATCCCCACGTCATTCGAGTCATCTTGTCCGGGCAATCCGATAAGGAGATGGTATTGCAATCGATTAGTGCCACGCATCTCTTTCTGGCTAAGCCCTGCGAAGCGAAGGTGCTTCAGGCAACGATTCAACGGGCATGTGTCTTGCCGGGGGCACTGAAGAACGACAGTCTTCGAGCGGTGGTAGGACGGATGCAGACCATTCCGAGCATGCCGAGGCTCTACTCTGAGATCAAGAATTTGGTGGAGTCAGACAATTGGTCGTTGAGGGCTGTGAGCGACATCGTTGCGCAGGATCCCGGGATGACAGCCAAGGTGTTGCAACTCGTCAATTCCGCATACTTCGGGTTGGCCACGAACGTATCAACGGTGGAAGAGGCCGTGAACTTTCTTGGGGTGGATATTGTTCAGTCGCTTATGCTGACGGCCGATGTGTTCACGCAATTTCCCGGTGAGCAGGTGAGCGCGTTCCATATTGACGCCTTGTGGTCGAAAGGGATGATGACCGGCATGTTGGCACGTGCTATCGCTAAAGCAGAACGACGGCCGAGGGTAGAGGTCGAGCAAGCCTTTATAGGCGGCTTGCTTCACGACATAGGCATTCTCATGCTGGCCGCCGGTTGCGGGGAGTCGTATCGCTCTCTACTCGAAACGGCACGCGCTCAGAAAATGAAGCTCTGGGAGATAGAACAGAGCGAGTTTGGCGTGACTCATGCCGAAGTTGGCGCATACCTATTGGCACTTTGGGGAATTGGTCCCTCAATTGTAGAGGCCGTCTCGCTTCATCATTGCCCGGGAGAGTTTCCGACAAATGATTTTAGCCCAGTGACCGCGGTCCATGTGGCTGAGGTCCTCCATCAAGAAATTGCCGGGCCAGCAATGGAATACCTATCTTCTTCGTTGGATCTACCCTATTTGGAGCGGCTCAAGCTGGCCGATAGAGTGCCGTACTGGCGAAATCTTGCTGAGAATACCAGACAGGAGTCAGCATGA
- a CDS encoding HD domain-containing phosphohydrolase — translation MMNERILCVDDDVNILEGYRRQLRKEFSLEIAVGPTEGLQVLTTQGPFSVVVSDLQMPEMNGIQFLSKVRELSPDTTRLLLTGKADLQSAINAINQGQIFRFLTKPCSSDQLADALTAGVSQYRLVTAERELLEQTLSGSIKVLCEVLSLVNPEAFGRSTRITRLAEAIAGHMHIAELWPIKIAALLSQIGCVILPEAVLKKVYRGEPLTSDESQLYNQHPYVAADLVAKIPRMKHVGDIIRLQDKHYDSGAGPDHARSSSPAPVEARILKVALDFDALESAGKTRLQAINDLKNRTGRYDPNVLNALDEVIADSPKYDVHRIRACQLRLGMILGEDVRTNSDVVLASKGQEINESITLRIQSSARMTGVKEPFIVLVSANEGSAETDPEESRKVA, via the coding sequence ATGATGAACGAGCGAATTCTATGCGTGGACGATGATGTGAATATACTCGAGGGATACCGACGGCAGCTACGCAAGGAGTTTTCACTGGAGATTGCTGTTGGACCGACGGAAGGCTTGCAGGTTTTGACAACACAGGGCCCGTTTTCAGTGGTGGTGTCGGATCTCCAAATGCCAGAAATGAATGGAATTCAGTTCTTGTCGAAGGTGCGGGAACTATCGCCCGATACAACGCGTCTGCTGTTGACCGGCAAAGCCGACCTTCAATCAGCGATCAATGCCATCAACCAAGGGCAAATTTTTCGCTTCCTCACGAAGCCCTGCTCCTCAGATCAATTGGCAGACGCCCTCACGGCCGGAGTCTCTCAGTATCGGCTGGTCACGGCTGAACGGGAACTTTTAGAGCAGACGCTTAGCGGTAGCATCAAGGTCTTATGCGAAGTTTTATCGCTGGTCAACCCCGAGGCGTTCGGCCGCTCCACCCGCATCACGAGACTGGCTGAAGCGATCGCCGGACATATGCACATCGCGGAATTATGGCCGATCAAGATTGCGGCCCTCTTATCTCAGATTGGCTGTGTCATCTTGCCGGAAGCGGTTTTGAAGAAGGTTTACCGAGGAGAACCGCTTACTTCTGACGAATCACAACTATACAATCAGCATCCCTATGTTGCCGCTGATTTGGTGGCCAAGATTCCCCGTATGAAACACGTCGGAGACATCATCCGGCTTCAGGATAAACACTACGACAGTGGCGCTGGACCGGACCACGCTCGTTCTTCCTCTCCGGCCCCCGTGGAAGCGAGAATTCTAAAAGTGGCGCTGGATTTCGATGCTCTTGAATCTGCCGGCAAGACTAGGCTGCAAGCGATTAACGACCTTAAGAACAGGACGGGCCGGTATGATCCGAACGTCTTGAACGCCCTGGATGAGGTAATTGCCGATAGTCCCAAATACGACGTTCACCGTATAAGAGCCTGCCAGCTGCGGTTGGGCATGATTCTTGGCGAAGATGTTCGGACCAACAGCGATGTTGTCTTAGCGTCGAAAGGGCAGGAAATAAACGAGTCCATCACGTTGCGGATTCAGAGTTCCGCGCGCATGACTGGTGTGAAGGAGCCATTTATTGTGCTGGTCTCGGCTAATGAAGGATCTGCGGAGACGGATCCGGAAGAGTCACGGAAAGTCGCGTAG
- a CDS encoding energy transducer TonB, whose translation MTRQGRSTTDHGAMTYDWQMVEGQWGVKWTLLVLCILGLVSCSHKGTPVGAAQTHVQTPPKAMADGATPGSKGYLALVQQRIRNVWKAPALDFTNRTYTTVVKFRLHKNGLVSLVKIEQSSGNESYDAAGRQAVLSASPLPAFPPDLSHAYVDAHITLTAPSEKE comes from the coding sequence ATGACTCGGCAAGGACGTTCAACAACGGATCACGGAGCTATGACCTACGACTGGCAGATGGTTGAAGGGCAATGGGGTGTCAAATGGACACTGCTTGTGCTCTGTATCCTGGGCCTAGTAAGCTGCTCGCACAAAGGAACCCCCGTCGGAGCCGCACAAACACACGTACAGACTCCTCCGAAGGCTATGGCCGATGGGGCAACGCCTGGATCGAAGGGGTATCTTGCGCTCGTGCAACAGCGCATCCGTAATGTCTGGAAAGCCCCGGCGCTGGATTTTACGAATCGCACCTATACGACGGTCGTCAAGTTTCGGCTTCATAAAAATGGATTAGTCAGCCTAGTGAAAATCGAGCAGTCATCCGGCAATGAGTCCTATGACGCCGCAGGGAGACAGGCGGTGCTCAGTGCCAGTCCACTACCGGCCTTTCCGCCCGATCTCTCACATGCGTACGTTGATGCCCATATCACCCTGACCGCTCCCTCAGAGAAGGAGTGA
- the lexA gene encoding transcriptional repressor LexA — protein sequence MKPQDVRRLREELGLTQQQLADALHTTRVSVARYEAGMRKIPGIVSVVLNQLRQKTEVPMAGLVAAGTPIEPVSQAELVDVPPSMFQDGKTFALKVKGESMKDEGILPGDLVIVRKQETAKNGQMVVALVNREATIKIYYKKERHIELRPANDTMQPIIVRPSDEFQIEGLVIGVIRHCAL from the coding sequence ATGAAACCACAAGACGTCAGACGCCTTCGAGAAGAATTAGGTCTCACGCAGCAACAACTGGCTGATGCCCTGCACACAACTCGCGTATCCGTCGCACGGTATGAGGCCGGCATGCGGAAGATTCCCGGCATCGTCTCGGTCGTGCTCAATCAATTACGACAAAAAACCGAGGTTCCCATGGCCGGCCTTGTTGCCGCTGGAACGCCAATCGAACCAGTCTCGCAAGCGGAACTGGTTGACGTCCCACCGAGCATGTTCCAGGACGGAAAAACCTTCGCCTTGAAGGTCAAAGGCGAGTCGATGAAGGACGAAGGCATTCTCCCCGGCGACTTGGTCATCGTCCGTAAACAAGAGACCGCGAAGAATGGACAAATGGTCGTGGCTCTGGTCAATCGTGAAGCGACGATCAAGATCTACTACAAAAAAGAACGCCATATCGAGCTGCGTCCGGCCAACGATACGATGCAGCCGATTATTGTCCGACCATCCGACGAGTTTCAGATCGAAGGGCTTGTCATCGGCGTCATTCGGCATTGCGCTCTTTAG